The genome window CGCTTGACCGCGCTGAGCTGGTAGAGGCCGGCCAGCAGCAGACTGACGCCGCCGAGTTGCGCCGCAGGCGCCATGAGCCAGGCAGAACGGTCGGCCAAGACCGTCGGCCGCGACCGCGGCGATGAAGGCGAGCACCCCGGCCGCCGCCCAGGCAACGAGGTATCCGCCGACGAAGAGCGCCGTTGCCATCGCGGGCAAGCGACTGGCCCGCTGGTCCGCGGCCACACGGGCGAACACCAGCACCATCGGCGCGGCGCTTGGCAGCATCATCGCCGCCATCATCACGGTCCACAGCGCGAGAAAGAGCGCGGGGCTCATACCCATCGTCAGTCCCATCGCCATGCTGTCCCGCATGCCGTGCTCCGCCTGCCAGACGACCACCACCCATGCCGCCGCCGCGAAGGCAAGCAGCACCATCAGGGTGAGCCTGCCCTGCCGGGTTGTGGCGAGCGCCGATCGTGTCATGCGTATCTCTCCCAGAAGGCTGATGCCGCCGGGCACGAGCCACGGACTCTTCCGTGGGGTCAGTGGCCGTACTCGTCGTGGCGGCGCACCCAGAACTGCGGGTCGTCGTGGCCGGCCTCGTCGCGGCCCTTCGGCGTGAGGTCGAGGTAGTGGTACGCCGTGTTCAGCATGTCGAGGCCGCGCGAATACGTGGAATACGTGTGGTAGACGCGGCCGTCATCACGCTTGGAGAAGACGCTGACGCCGGCGTGGTCGGTTGCGTCCCGTACGACATTCGTAAAGTTGTGAATGCCTGTGCCGTCTTGCCACTGTTCGGGCGTGAACGCGACGGCGTAGTCGTAGTTGAAGTCGGTCGCGAACGACGAGAGCCAGTCGAAGGTCCAGCCCATCCGCGCCTTGTACGCTGCGAGCTTGCTGTACGGCGCCCGCGAGATCGCCACCATGCCGGTATCGCGCTGATTCAGATGCACGATGGTGCGCTCGAAGTTATCCGCCCAAAAGGAGCAGTGCAGACAGCCGGCGTCCCACTCCGGCGCAAACATGAAATGATAGACGATGAGTTGGCTCTTCCCGTCGAAAAGCTCTGCCAGGCCGCGCTTCCCGTTCCCGCCTTCGAAGACGTACTCCTTCTCCACCGTTTTCCAGGGCAGATCGCGCCGCTCCTGGCTGAGCTGGTCGCGCAGGCGCGTGAACTCCTTCTCCCTGGCCAGCAGCTCCTTGCGCGCCGCCAGCCACTCGCCAGGGGAAACGACTGCATGGGTGCTCAGGTCCGACACGGTTCCTCCTCGTCGCCGGCTGGTGCCGGCGCTGTCAGTTCAGAGGCGCTGCACATCGTCGCGGGCTTGATGCTCAACGCATCTATTGAATATGATAGGGCGGGAGGGCGAGATGGTCAACAAGATTGTTGAGGATTCGACGGTCCTGGACCGCGTGTACGCGGCGCTCGCCGACCCGACGCGGCGGGCGCTGCTCGTCACGCTGCGAGCCGGCGACGCCCGCATCACCGACCTTGCGGCGCCGCGCCCGATCTCGTTCGCCGCGGTCGCGCGCCATGTTGGCGTGCTCGAAGACGCGGGCCTGGTCCATCGCGAGGTGCGCGGCCGCGAGCACTGGCTTTCGGTGCGGCCCGAGACACTGCGCAGCGCCGAGGACTGGATTCACGACCAGACCAGCTTCTGGTCGACGCGTGCCGACGCGCTGGCAGAACGCCTGGCGCGGAAGCGGGGCCGGTCATGAGCGAGCACCGTCCCCGATCGGCGGTCGTCACCCGCCTGCTGCCCGCGCCGCCGGAGGTGGTGTACGACGAGTGGCTCGATGTCGACGCGCTGGCGGAGTTCC of Dehalococcoidia bacterium contains these proteins:
- a CDS encoding DUF2182 domain-containing protein; its protein translation is MPGGISLLGEIRMTRSALATTRQGRLTLMVLLAFAAAAWVVVVWQAEHGMRDSMAMGLTMGMSPALFLALWTVMMAAMMLPSAAPMVLVFARVAADQRASRLPAMATALFVGGYLVAWAAAGVLAFIAAVAADGLGRPFCLAHGACGATRRRQSAAGRPLPAQRGQACLPGTLPRAARSCSIPGARAAAPCAWGMRHGLICLGSSGVLFLLLLLPLGMMNLGAMLLLTLLIFAEKVPAAGKHDQSRDRDGADRLRPAGHRRARRPADDALSGLAPATRCVSAAIALNPLPLLPILGEGAIGRSTTLSASG
- a CDS encoding DUF899 domain-containing protein, with the translated sequence MSDLSTHAVVSPGEWLAARKELLAREKEFTRLRDQLSQERRDLPWKTVEKEYVFEGGNGKRGLAELFDGKSQLIVYHFMFAPEWDAGCLHCSFWADNFERTIVHLNQRDTGMVAISRAPYSKLAAYKARMGWTFDWLSSFATDFNYDYAVAFTPEQWQDGTGIHNFTNVVRDATDHAGVSVFSKRDDGRVYHTYSTYSRGLDMLNTAYHYLDLTPKGRDEAGHDDPQFWVRRHDEYGH
- a CDS encoding metalloregulator ArsR/SmtB family transcription factor; the protein is MVEDSTVLDRVYAALADPTRRALLVTLRAGDARITDLAAPRPISFAAVARHVGVLEDAGLVHREVRGREHWLSVRPETLRSAEDWIHDQTSFWSTRADALAERLARKRGRS